The Oceanidesulfovibrio indonesiensis genome segment GCAGGCGACCGCAGGATTCCAGAATCGCGTAGGAGAGCGGGTTGACCGCGTCCATTGGCTCACCGTTGACCAGCTTCTGGCCGCCGATGGTGACGTTCTGGTACAGCGGGCTGCCTGCAGACGCTTTGGAGTGCGAGCCGGAGCGGATCTTGTTCACTTCCAGCAGCTTCAGCCAGCAGCTGTGCAGCAGCTCGATGGCGTGTTCGCGGTCCAGGCTCTGGTTCAGCTCCACGTCGCGGCGGTAGAACGGATAGAGATACTGGTCCATACGCGCGAACGACACGGAGTGGCCGTTGGACTCAATCTGCAGGATCAGCTGAATGAAATAGCACAGCTGCAGCGCCTGCCAGAAGGTTTTTGGCGGCTCGTGGGCGATGACGTCACAGTTTTCCGCCATCGCCAGCAGCTCGTCGCGACGGCTTTCGCGGGTTTCGGTCGAGGCCATCTCGCGCGCCAGATCGGCAAAGCGCGTGATGTGCAGACTCACCGCCTCCAGCACGATATCAATCGCCTTCAGGAACTGGTCGCCGTGCAGGTCTTCCAGCACCGTCAGGTTGATGCGCGAGCGGCGCT includes the following:
- a CDS encoding pyruvate formate lyase family protein; the protein is YGMFTDEQKGLLETGIIKADGNMTSGDAHLAVNFPLVLEKGLDGLRAKVAERRSRINLTVLEDLHGDQFLKAIDIVLEAVSLHITRFADLAREMASTETRESRRDELLAMAENCDVIAHEPPKTFWQALQLCYFIQLILQIESNGHSVSFARMDQYLYPFYRRDVELNQSLDREHAIELLHSCWLKLLEVNKIRSGSHSKASAGSPLYQNVTIGGQKLVNGEPMDAVNPLSYAILESCGRL